From Sphingopyxis sp. MWB1, a single genomic window includes:
- a CDS encoding peptidoglycan endopeptidase, translated as MTCSPAIPVDEEAMREEAALADRAMIAARAFAAARAMVGARFRPQGCEPETGLDCVGLVWAAYAAAGYGAVRPAAYPLRGWSEERIVAALEEAGLRRVSGGAAVRAGDVALLTLPARQFHLGLIGAHSVIHAHAGLRRVVEAPLEAAWRAAAHWHLAADGKER; from the coding sequence ATGACCTGCTCACCCGCTATCCCGGTGGATGAGGAGGCGATGCGCGAGGAAGCGGCGCTGGCAGACAGGGCGATGATCGCTGCGCGTGCCTTTGCGGCGGCGCGGGCGATGGTCGGCGCGCGCTTTCGCCCGCAGGGATGCGAGCCGGAAACGGGGCTTGATTGCGTCGGGCTGGTCTGGGCCGCCTATGCTGCGGCGGGATATGGAGCGGTGCGGCCTGCTGCCTATCCTTTGCGGGGCTGGAGCGAGGAGCGGATCGTTGCCGCGCTGGAAGAGGCGGGGCTGCGGCGGGTGAGCGGCGGAGCGGCGGTGCGCGCGGGCGATGTCGCGCTGCTGACGTTGCCGGCACGGCAATTTCATCTGGGACTGATCGGGGCGCACAGCGTCATCCATGCCCATGCCGGGCTGCGCCGCGTGGTTGAAGCGCCGCTGGAGGCGGCATGGCGCGCGGCCGCACACTGGCATTTGGCAGCGGACGGTAAAGAACGATAG